One genomic window of Cricetulus griseus strain 17A/GY chromosome 3, alternate assembly CriGri-PICRH-1.0, whole genome shotgun sequence includes the following:
- the Podnl1 gene encoding podocan-like protein 1: MEGSCSHRGCWSKRMLHRNLRGTTGLIMRPQELLLLLMLRWTEAHMEDLAFPHLGDSSQPLSRACPWRCSCPRDDTVDCAGLGLRVFPDNITRAARHLSLQNNQLQELPYNELSRLSGLCTLDLHSNLISSEGLPDEAFESLTQLEHFYVAHNKLSVAPQFLPRTLRVADLAANEVVEIFPLTFGEKPALRSVYLHNNRLNNTGLPPNTFHGSEAITTLSLSSNQLSYLPPSLPASLERLHLQNNLISKVPRGALSLQTQLRELYLQHNQLTDGGLDATTFSKLSSLEYLDLSHNQLATVPEGLPRTLTILHLGRNCIRQVEAGRLHRARGLRYLLLPHNELGASALPAGTLRPLRALHTLHLYGNRLERVPPALPRHLKALVMPHNRVAVLGARDLVSARTLVELNLAYNRLASAHVHPGAFRRLRVLRSLDLAGNQLSRLPEGLPASLRSLRLQRNQLRGLEPELLAGLNRLQELSLAHNRLRVGDIGPGTWHELQALQVLDLSHNELSFVPPDLPEALEELYLQANRISHVGPEAFLSTPRLRALFLRANRLHMTSIPAETFLGLAHLRVVDTAENPEQVLVQLPPKDRGP, translated from the exons ATGGAGGGCAGCTGTAGTCACAGGGGATGTTGGAGCAAGCGAATGCTGCACAGGAACTTGAGAGGCACCACAGGGCTGATTATG AGGCCTCAAGAGTTGCTGCTGCTCCTGATGCTAAGGTGGACCGAAGCACACATGGAGGACCTTGCTTTCCCGCACTtgggtgacagctcacagccCCTGTCGAGGGCCTGTCCTTGGCGCTGCTCCTGTCCCCGAGATGACACAGTGGACTGTGCTGGCCTGGGCCTGAGGGTATTCCCAGACAATATCACCAGGGCTGCTAGGCACCTTTCCTTGCAG AACAACCAGCTGCAGGAGCTCCCCTACAACGAGTTGTCTCGCCTCAGTGGCTTGTGCACCCTGGACCTGCACAGCAACCTCATCTCCTCAGAGG GCCTGCCTGATGAGGCCTTTGAGTCCCTCACCCAGCTAGAGCACTTCTACGTAGCCCACAACAAG CTCTCTGTTGCGCCCCAGTTCCTGCCACGCACCCTGCGTGTCGCCGATCTGGCTGCCAATGAAGTGGTGGAAATCTTTCCTCTCACCTTTGGGGAGAAGCCTGCACTCCG GTCTGTGTATCTCCACAACAACCGACTGAACAACACTGGTTTGCCACCTAACACCTTCCATGGATCAGAGGCCATTACCACCCTAAGTCTCTCCAGCAACCAGCTCAGCTACCTACCACCCAGCCTCCCAGCATCCCTGGAGAGGCTTCACCTGCAG aaCAATCTTATCTCCAAGGTGCCCAGAGGAGCACTTAGCCTCCAGACTCAACTCCGAGAGCTATATCTCCAGCATAATCAGTTGACAGATGGTGGCCTGGATGCAACTACCTTCAG CAAACTGAGCAGCCTTGAGTACCTGGACCTGTCCCACAACCAGCTGGCCACAGTGCCTGAAGGTCTACCCAGAACCCTGACCATACTGCACCTGGGTCGCAACTGCATCCGGCAGGTGGAAGCGGGGCGGCTGCACAGAGCGAGGGGCCTGCGCTACCTGTTGCTGCCGCACAATGAGCTGGGGGCCTCGGCGCTGCCCGCGGGGACGCTGAGGCCTTTGAGGGCTCTGCACACGCTGCACCTCTATGGCAACAGGCTGGAGCGCGTGCCCCCAGCATTGCCCCGCCACCTGAAGGCCCTGGTGATGCCCCACAACCGCGTGGCCGTGCTAGGTGCGCGAGATTTGGTTTCTGCGAGAACCCTGGTTGAGCTCAACCTGGCCTACAACCGCCTAGCCAGCGCGCACGTGCATCCCGGCGCCTTCCGCCGCCTGCGCGTCCTGCGCAGCTTAGACCTGGCGGGCAACCAGCTGAGCCGGCTGCCTGAGGGCCTGCCCGCCAGTCTGCGCTCCCTGAGACTGCAGCGTAACCAACTGCGGGGCCTGGAGCCAGAGCTGCTGGCCGGCCTGAATAGGCTGCAGGAGCTGAGCCTGGCACACAATCGGCTCCGCGTGGGCGACATCGGGCCTGGCACCTGGCACGAGTTGCAGGCACTGCAG GTGCTGGATCTGAGCCACAATGAGCTATCCTTTGTGCCCCCTGACCTGCCAGAGGCCCTGGAGGAGCTGTACCTGCAGGCTAACCGTATCAGCCACGTGGGGCCAGAGGCCTTCCTCAGCACACCCCGCCTGCGTGCCCTCTTTCTGAG GGCCAACAGGCTTCATATGACAAGCATCCCGGCTGAGACCTTCCTGGGGCTTGCACATCTACGTGTGGTCGACACTGCAGAAAACCCAGAACAGGTCCTGGTCCAGCTGCCACCCAAGGACAGGGGGCCCTGA
- the Cc2d1a gene encoding coiled-coil and C2 domain-containing protein 1A produces MHKRNGPPAPPGRGAVTARQLGLLVDFSPDGLMIPEDGVNDEELEAEFLALVGDQPQALEKLRGKGPLPMEAIEKMARLCMRDLDEDEEGTDEDDVETDEDLLAELNEVLGEEQKAVEPLMPVAQPKPSGSNPGIEAILQERLALYQSAVENARQAGDNAKMRRYDRGLKTLETLLASSRQGNIINEADIPPLITVGKAPAPGYSHTHATSHLASVNLPAPESRITLEAPSVTPQTSARPQLPPGPCTPLAQLQSLQHEYKLAALHAKHQGDTAAATRHLRVAKSFDPVLEALSRGELVDLSRLPPPPDQLSPEPPLPAAEPLNPSPAPIRPEVPQPPRSLLEALEQRMERYHVAAAQAKAKGDQRKARMHERIVKQYQDAIRAHKAGRAVDVTELPVPPGFPPIQGLESAEPTQQSLVGVLETAMKLANHDEGSEEEEDEAPKKQNTPAAPTTHLKSSPSRAPSSGPAPAGKAAPKATSTRAQQQLAFLEGRKKQLLQAALRAKQKNDVEGAKMHLRQAKGLEPMLEASRNGLPVDIAKVPPAPVNKDDFVLVQRPGPGLSQEAVRRYGELTKLLRQQHEMCLNHATQFTHLGNIAETIKFEKLAEDCKRSMDTLKQAFAHSLPTPAARFEQRTFSVIKVFPDLSNNDMLLFIVKGINLPTPTGLSPSDLDAFVRFDFPYPNVEEAQKDKTSVIKNTDSPEFKEQFKLCISRGHRGFRRAIQTKGIKFEVVHKGGLFKTDRVLGTAQLKLDMLETACEVRETLEVLDGRRPTGGRLEVMVRIREPLTAQQLETTTERWLVIDHLPAAVPTVSGPKAKVPSIAATWREPGNRSARPLHSLSVLAFDQERLERKILALRQARRPVPPEVAQQYQDVVQRSQWQRAQLEQGGAGIRREYASHLERQLNFYTEAARRLGYDGSREAAKEALYRRNLVESELQRLRR; encoded by the exons ATGCACAAGAGGAATGGACCCCCGGCACCCCCGGGCCGAGGCGCTGTCACCGCCCGCCAG CTCGGCCTGCTGGTTGATTTCTCCCCAGACGGCCTGATGATTCCTGAAGACGGAGTAAATGATGAGGAACTGGAGGCTGAGTTCTTGGCTTTGGTGGGGGACCAGCCCCAGGCCCTGGAGAAACTCAGAGGCAAAG gtcccctGCCAATGGAGGCCATTGAGAAGATGGCCCGGCTCTGCATGAGAGACctggatgaggatgaggaggggaCCGACGAGGATGATGTGGAGACTGATGAGGACCTGCTG GCAGAGCTAAACGAGGTCCTTGGTGAGGAACAGAAGGCTGTGGAGCCCCTGATGCCTGTGGCCCAG CCAAAGCCTTCAGGATCCAACCCAGGAATAGAGGCCATATTGCAGGAGAGGCTAGCCCTCTACCAGTCTGCAGTGGAGAATGCCAGGCAAGCTGGAGACAATGCCAAGATGCGACGATATGATCGGGGGCTCAAG ACACTGGAAACCCTGCTGGCCTCTTCCAGGCAGGGCAACATTATCAATGAAGCAGACATCCCACCACTCATCACTGTGGGAAAGGCACCAGCCCCTGGGTACAGCCACACCCACGCTACTTCCCACCTGGCTTCTGTGAACCTGCCAGCCCCAGAGTCCAGGATCACCTTAGAGGCCCCGTCTGTCACCCCACAAACCTCTGCTAGGCCCCAGCTGCCTCCAG GTCCCTGCACCCCGCTAGCCCAGCTGCAGAGCCTGCAGCATGAATACAAACTGGCTGCCCTCCATGCCAAGCATCAGGGCGACACTGCTGCGGCCACCAGACACTTGAGAGTGGCCAAG AGTTTCGATCCTGTCTTGGAGGCCCTGAGCCGTGGGGAACTGGTGGACCTTTCCCGTCTGCCCCCTCCACCTG ACCAGCTGTCTCCAGAGCCCCCTTTGCCAGCAGCAGAACCTCTGAACCCCTCCCCAGCACCCATCAGGCCAG AGGTTCCCCAACCCCCAAGGAGCCTCCTGGAGGCTCTGGAGCAGCGAATGGAGCGGTACCATGTGGCTGCAGCCCAGGCCAAGGCCAAGGGTGACCAGCGGAAGGCACGAATGCATGAGCGCATTGTCAAG CAATATCAAGACGCCATTCGAGCCCATAAGGCAGGCCGAGCTGTGGATGTGACTGAGCTGCCAGTACCCCCAG GCTTCCCCCCAATTCAGGGCTTGGAGAGTGCAGAGCCCACCCAGCAGAGCCTGGTGGGGGTCCTGGAAACTGCCATGAAGCTTGCTAACCACGATGAAGgctcagaggaggaagaggatgaggctCCTAAAAAG CAAAACACCCCTGCTGCCCCCACAACCCATCTGAAGTCCTCACCCTCCAGGGCACCTTCATCAGGACCAGCCCCAGCAGGCAAAGCAGCCCCTAAGGCTACATCCACCAGGG CCCAGCAGCAGCTGGCCTTCCTGGAGGGCCGTAAGAAGCAGCTCCTGCAGGCTGCGCTGCGTGCCAAGCAAAAGAATGATGTGGAGGGCGCCAAGATGCACCTGCGCCAGGCCAAAGGTCTAGAGCCCATGTTGGAGGCCTCTCGCAACGGGCTGCCTGTGGACATCGCCAAG GTACCACCCGCCCCTGTCAACAAGGACGATTTTGTACTGGTGCAGCGGCCTGGCCCAGGCCTGTCTCAGGAGGCTGTGCGGCGCTATGGGGAGCTTACCAAACTCCTGAGACAGCAACATGAA ATGTGTCTGAACCACGCCACACAGTTCACCCACCTGGGCAACATTGCTGAAACTATCAA GTTCGAGAAGCTGGCAGAAGACTGTAAGCGGAGCATGGACACCCTAAAGCAAGCCTTTGCCCACAGTCTACCCACACCTGCTGCCCGCTTTGAGCAAAGGACCTTCAGTGTCATCAA GGTCTTTCCGGACCTGAGCAACAATGACATGCTTCTGTTTATCGTGAAGGGCATCAACTTGCCCACACCCACAG GGCTGTCTCCTAGTGATCTGGATGCCTTTGTCCGCTTTGACTTCCCTTATCCCAATGTG GAAGAAGCTCAAAAAGACAAGACCAGTGTGATCAAAAATACAGACTCCCCTG AATTCAAGGAGCAGTTCAAACTGTGCATCAGCCGTGGCCACCGCGGCTTCCGAAGGGCCATCCAAACCAAGGGCATCAAATTCGAAGTGGTCCACAAGGG GGGGCTGTTCAAGACTGACAGGGTGCTGGGCACAGCCCAGCTGAAGCTGGATATGCTGGAGACGGCTTGTGAAGTCCGTGAGACCCTGGAG GTTTTAGATGGCCGCCGCCCCACTGGGGGGAGGCTTGAAGTGATGGTCCGGATCCGGGAGCCCTTGACAGCCCAGCAGTTGGAGACTACAACGGAGAGGTGGCTGGTCATTGATCACCTCCCAGCAGCTGTGCCCACA GTCTCCGGGCCCAAAGCAAAGGTGCCTTCCATAGCTGCCACTTGGAGGGAACCAGGGAACAG ATCAGCACGGCCCCTGCATAGCCTTAGTGTGCTAGCCTTTGACCAAGAGCGGCTGGAAAGGAAG ATTCTGGCCCTGAGGCAGGCACGCCGGCCTGTGCCCCCAGAAGTGGCCCAGCAGTACCAGGATGTAGTACAGCGTAGCCAGTGGCAGAGGGCACAGCTGGAGCAGGGGGGTGCTGGCATCCGCAGGG AGTATGCATCCCATCTGGAACGCCAACTGAACTTCTATACCGAGGCTGCCCGGCGCTTAGGCTATGATGGAAGCAGG GAGGCTGCAAAAGAGGCACTGTACCGCCGGAACCTGGTGGAGAGCGAA CTTCAGAGACTCCGCAGGTGA